TAGCTGCCCGAGATGCTGGCGACCATGCCGCTCTTGAGGCGGAAAACGCCCGATGCCGCGTCATTCACCGGAGAGGGGCCGCCCACCTTCCCGCACATGGCCTGCACCTCGACGATCTCACCGAAGAGCGTTTCCATCATGTCGCCCATGTGGATGAGATAGCTGTAGAGCGGGCCGCCGGGGTTTTCCTCCGGGTCCCACCGCATGCTCTTGGGTCCCGCGACCAGGCCGTGGTTGAAGGTGAAGAAGCAGGCCGCCAGGCTCACCGTCCCGAGCCTGCCCGCATCCAGAAGTTCTTTCGTCTTGCGGAAAAGAGGCCAGCGGCGGAAGTTCTGCCCGATGTGGAGCACAACCCCCGCCTCCTCGCAGGCGGCGGCGATCGCCTTGGCGTCCGAGACCGAAAGAGCCATCGGTTTTTCCAGGTGCACGTGCTTGCCGGCGCGGGCGGCGGCGATGGCCTGCTCCTTGTGAACTTTGTTGGGCGAGATGATGGCCACGGCCTCGGTGCCCCCATCGGCCAGCAGATCCTCGAGGCTGGAAAACCCTTTTCCGCCGAACTTTCCGGTGAAGGCCTCCCGCGTGGCGGGCGTCCGGGCGAATCCGCCGGAGATCTCGATGCTGCCCGAGGCCCGGGCCGCCTCTCCGAGGCTTTCCCCCCACCACCCCAGGCCGATGAACGCCATCCTGACGGGCGGCGATACTTGCGAGGAGCTACTCATATTCATCTCCAAAAATCCGAAGTTCCACAATGAAACAGGGGACACCCTCCCCCGTCGTCAGGGACGGCGTCCCCCATCGAAACGCTGCTCTACTTTTGCGCAGGGCCGGAGAAAATCTAGCCGATAATCTTCAGTTCGGGAACACTCACCGGCAGCGATGCGTTGGCGATGGCCACCTGCCTCGCCACGTTGCGCGCCGCCTCGCGGAACGCCTTGGCCACGAGACTTTCCGGATCTCCCACCACGACGGGAACGCCCTTGTCCCCTCCCAGGCGTATCTTGATGTCGAGCGGAATCGCGCCGAGGAAGGGCACCTCGTAGCGGTCCGCCGCGCGCTCCCCGCCGCCGGTGTCGAAGATGTTCTCGCGGTGGCCGCACTGCGGGCACTCGTAGTAGCTCATGTTCTCCAGAATGCCGAGAATGGGTACATCTGTCTTGCGGAACATCTGAAGGCCCTTGCGCGCATCGAGGAGCGCGATGTCCTGCGGGGTGGTCACGATCACGGCGCCCGCGAGCGAGACCTGCTGGACGATCGTCAGCTGCGCGTCGCCCGTCCCGGGCGGAAGATCGAGGATGAGATAGTCCAACTCCCCCCAGATCGTTTCGCCGAGGAACTGGACCAGGGCTTTCATCACCATCGGCCCGCGCCAGATCACGGGGCTGTCCTCGTCCACGAGAAAGCCCATCGACATCACCTTCACGCCGTGGCTCTCCAGCGGGATGATGCGGTGATCCGGGGTGGCCTCGGGCTGCATGCCCGCAACGCCCAGCATCTGCGGCTGGCTCGGCCCGTAGATGTCCGCATCGAGTATCCCTATCTTGGCGCCCTCGGCCGCGAGGGCGAGGGCGATATTTACCGAGACGGTGGACTTGCCCACCCCGCCCTTCCCGCTGGCGACGGCGACAATGTTCTTCACCCCATGGATGTCCATCTTACCCGCCCCGGCCGGGCGCCCCCGCACATGGCTCGAGAGGCGGACGTTGACGGCTTCCACGCCCGGCATCGCGCCGACGGCCAGCTTGCAGTCCTCGATGAATTTCTCCTTGTTCGGGTGGGCCGGGGTGGTCAGCTCGAGCGTGAACGCAACCGCGCCCCCGCAAATTTGCACCTCCTTGATCATCTTCAGGGACACCAGATCTTTACCCAAATCGTGATCTTTGACATGTTTCAGGGCTTCGAGGACTTGTACTTCGGTTACCTCTGCCATGAGAATCTTCACTCCCCGTGTAAAACCGGCCGCC
This genomic window from bacterium contains:
- a CDS encoding Gfo/Idh/MocA family oxidoreductase, encoding MSSSSQVSPPVRMAFIGLGWWGESLGEAARASGSIEISGGFARTPATREAFTGKFGGKGFSSLEDLLADGGTEAVAIISPNKVHKEQAIAAARAGKHVHLEKPMALSVSDAKAIAAACEEAGVVLHIGQNFRRWPLFRKTKELLDAGRLGTVSLAACFFTFNHGLVAGPKSMRWDPEENPGGPLYSYLIHMGDMMETLFGEIVEVQAMCGKVGGPSPVNDAASGVFRLKSGMVASISGSYVSPPHFSFEIQGMAGNLSLSSAHPPMLQAKDGPMHEAEVIDVGCDFAEGRYIANREQFEDFARCIREGGTPEVTGIHGIRALAIMRAMLKSHAERRLVTIAEILEND
- the apbC gene encoding iron-sulfur cluster carrier protein ApbC, translating into MAEVTEVQVLEALKHVKDHDLGKDLVSLKMIKEVQICGGAVAFTLELTTPAHPNKEKFIEDCKLAVGAMPGVEAVNVRLSSHVRGRPAGAGKMDIHGVKNIVAVASGKGGVGKSTVSVNIALALAAEGAKIGILDADIYGPSQPQMLGVAGMQPEATPDHRIIPLESHGVKVMSMGFLVDEDSPVIWRGPMVMKALVQFLGETIWGELDYLILDLPPGTGDAQLTIVQQVSLAGAVIVTTPQDIALLDARKGLQMFRKTDVPILGILENMSYYECPQCGHRENIFDTGGGERAADRYEVPFLGAIPLDIKIRLGGDKGVPVVVGDPESLVAKAFREAARNVARQVAIANASLPVSVPELKIIG